The following coding sequences lie in one Balneola vulgaris DSM 17893 genomic window:
- a CDS encoding metal-dependent hydrolase family protein, protein MRINAKRLLALCVVLALGISNLYAQKTIIHAGTLIDGKSHDTRSNVTIVVEDNKITAIENGFSKGKKGDTIIDLKDKTVLPGLIDLHVHLEGETNPNRYIEPFTLNEADVAYKAIPLLNKTLMAGFTTVRDLGGSGVNISMRNAINAGLISGPRVITVGNSIGTTGGHADPTNGRNDELMGDPGPREGVINGVADARKAVRQRYKNGADHIKITATGGVLSVAKSGDAPQFFEDELDAIVSTAQEYGMHVAAHAHGAEGMRRAVAAGVKTIEHGTNMTEEVMDLMIEKGTYFVPTISAGKWVAEKAKIEGYYPAIIVPKALDIGPRIQNTFKKAYERGVKIAFGTDAGVFPHGLNGREFKYMTEVGMPAMEAIQSATITAATVLNLQDKIGSIETGKVADIIAVNDNPLKKIEAMENVVFVMKEGKVYKK, encoded by the coding sequence ATGAGAATTAACGCTAAAAGATTACTCGCTTTATGTGTGGTACTCGCTCTAGGGATTTCAAACTTATATGCTCAGAAAACAATTATCCATGCGGGTACTTTGATAGATGGAAAGTCACACGACACTCGATCTAACGTCACGATTGTAGTAGAGGATAATAAGATCACTGCCATCGAGAATGGATTTAGTAAAGGCAAAAAAGGTGATACCATCATCGATTTAAAAGATAAGACGGTACTTCCTGGTCTTATCGATTTACATGTTCACTTAGAAGGGGAAACAAATCCAAACAGGTATATAGAGCCTTTTACACTAAATGAAGCTGATGTCGCCTACAAAGCTATTCCTTTATTGAATAAAACATTAATGGCTGGCTTCACTACGGTAAGAGATTTAGGTGGATCAGGGGTGAATATCTCTATGAGAAATGCCATCAATGCAGGTCTTATTTCAGGACCAAGAGTAATTACCGTTGGAAACAGTATAGGTACAACCGGTGGACATGCCGATCCAACCAACGGAAGAAATGATGAATTAATGGGTGACCCTGGACCACGCGAAGGGGTAATTAATGGTGTAGCGGATGCTCGAAAAGCAGTTCGTCAGCGTTATAAAAATGGTGCCGATCATATCAAAATTACGGCTACTGGCGGGGTACTAAGTGTTGCCAAAAGTGGTGATGCCCCTCAGTTCTTTGAAGATGAGTTAGATGCCATTGTAAGTACGGCTCAAGAATATGGTATGCATGTAGCTGCCCACGCACACGGAGCCGAAGGTATGCGAAGAGCAGTTGCCGCTGGCGTTAAAACCATCGAGCATGGTACTAACATGACTGAAGAAGTAATGGATCTTATGATTGAAAAAGGCACGTATTTCGTACCTACCATCTCAGCTGGTAAATGGGTAGCTGAAAAAGCAAAAATTGAAGGATACTATCCGGCGATTATTGTTCCTAAGGCCTTAGACATTGGCCCTCGTATTCAGAATACCTTTAAAAAAGCGTACGAAAGAGGTGTTAAAATTGCTTTCGGAACAGATGCAGGTGTATTTCCACATGGCTTAAACGGACGCGAATTCAAATATATGACAGAGGTTGGAATGCCAGCTATGGAAGCCATCCAAAGTGCTACTATCACTGCTGCTACCGTGTTAAACCTTCAGGATAAAATCGGAAGCATTGAAACTGGAAAAGTAGCTGATATCATAGCTGTGAATGACAATCCACTAAAGAAAATCGAAGCTATGGAAAATGTTGTTTTTGTGATGAAAGAAGGAAAAGTTTATAAGAAGTAA
- a CDS encoding NAD-dependent succinate-semialdehyde dehydrogenase, with the protein MKTINPTTGEQIKEYQEMSFEEVSAIISDANKAQAQWRDKSFAERGAYLNSIAELLKDRKESLSKLMSEEMGKPYAQSEAEIEKCAWVCEYYAENAASFLENDQVETDASKSYVTYNPLGVVLSIMPWNFPFWQLFRFAAPALMAGNGVVLKHSENCTGSALAMEEIIHDSGIPSSLFRTILVSNDNMKPVIQHDGVAAVTLTGSTKAGKIVASQAGEALKKTVLELGGSDPYVILEDADTSLAAEKCATSRLINSGQSCIAAKRFIVVEKVYDEFVEKFKAELSTKKVGDPFAENTDVGPMAREDLRDQLHEQVEKSFDKGAEITMGGKKPDVKGYFYPVTVLEQVTKGMPAYDDELFGPVAAIIKVKDEDEAISVANDSSFGLGAAVFTQDEEKGEHIASQLLEAGCCFVNDFVKSDPRLPFGGIKQSGYGRELGPYGIKEFVNTKTVYIQ; encoded by the coding sequence ATGAAGACCATCAATCCAACCACCGGAGAGCAAATTAAAGAATATCAAGAAATGAGCTTCGAAGAAGTGTCCGCGATTATTTCGGATGCCAATAAAGCTCAAGCTCAATGGAGAGATAAAAGTTTTGCGGAGCGTGGTGCCTACCTCAATAGTATAGCTGAGCTATTAAAAGATAGAAAGGAATCCTTATCTAAGTTAATGAGCGAAGAGATGGGCAAGCCTTATGCTCAATCAGAAGCAGAGATTGAAAAGTGTGCTTGGGTTTGTGAATACTATGCAGAAAACGCGGCTTCATTTTTGGAGAATGATCAGGTTGAAACCGATGCGAGTAAAAGCTACGTAACCTACAATCCACTAGGAGTGGTGCTATCTATTATGCCTTGGAATTTCCCTTTTTGGCAACTATTCAGGTTTGCAGCACCTGCACTGATGGCTGGAAACGGAGTGGTTCTAAAACATTCTGAAAATTGCACGGGTTCGGCCTTGGCTATGGAAGAAATCATCCATGATTCGGGTATTCCGTCCTCATTATTTCGAACCATCTTGGTTTCTAACGACAATATGAAACCTGTTATTCAACACGATGGAGTAGCGGCGGTTACCTTAACAGGAAGTACCAAAGCTGGTAAAATTGTTGCTTCACAAGCAGGTGAAGCTCTAAAAAAGACAGTATTAGAATTAGGAGGAAGCGACCCTTATGTGATATTGGAGGATGCGGATACTTCTTTAGCTGCTGAAAAATGTGCGACTTCAAGACTTATTAATAGTGGACAAAGCTGTATCGCTGCAAAGCGGTTTATCGTTGTTGAAAAAGTGTATGATGAGTTTGTAGAAAAATTTAAAGCGGAACTATCTACTAAGAAAGTGGGTGATCCTTTTGCAGAGAATACCGATGTAGGCCCTATGGCTCGAGAGGATTTGAGAGATCAACTGCACGAGCAAGTTGAGAAGAGCTTCGACAAAGGAGCAGAAATTACTATGGGAGGGAAGAAGCCCGATGTGAAAGGGTACTTTTATCCAGTTACGGTGCTTGAACAAGTAACGAAGGGCATGCCTGCATACGATGATGAATTGTTTGGACCAGTGGCGGCTATCATAAAAGTGAAAGACGAAGATGAAGCTATTAGCGTAGCCAATGATAGCAGTTTTGGATTAGGAGCGGCAGTGTTTACACAAGATGAGGAGAAAGGTGAACATATAGCCTCTCAGCTTCTAGAAGCGGGGTGTTGCTTCGTAAACGACTTTGTGAAGTCAGATCCACGATTACCATTTGGCGGTATTAAGCAGTCGGGATACGGTCGTGAATTAGGTCCTTATGGCATCAAAGAGTTTGTGAATACCAAAACAGTTTATATTCAATAG
- a CDS encoding aspartate aminotransferase family protein translates to MSSSKFTQYIAQTSDFPLSLEISHAEGPFLYTTKGREYLDFISGIAVSSLGHRHPKVVEALHKQIDAHLHVMVYGEFIQKPQVEFAELLLSNLPSSFDQVYLVNSGTEANEGALKLAKKYTGRKKLVAFKNSYHGDTHGSLSVTGRDVYRDPYLPLLPDVHFAAFNSDDVFDLLDDQTAALIMEPIQGEGGIIPADKAWLQKIREKCSEKGILLIFDEIQSGFGRTGSLFAFQEYEVVPDILCIAKAMGGGMPIGGFVASAEIFQTFKYDPPLNHVTTFGGHPVSCAAAHANLKELLAGNYLQRAKEIELKIKDKLVGDGIVEVRGKGAMLGLELASKELTQQVVEDCFEQGILLGWTLHSNTLVRLAPPLIIEDELLEHTLDIISGTIQKYAGGM, encoded by the coding sequence TTGAGTAGCAGTAAATTCACACAGTATATAGCCCAAACAAGCGACTTCCCGTTATCACTTGAAATTTCGCATGCTGAAGGCCCTTTTTTATATACTACGAAAGGAAGGGAGTATTTGGATTTCATTTCGGGAATTGCTGTTAGCAGCTTGGGGCATAGGCATCCAAAAGTAGTTGAAGCATTGCATAAACAGATCGATGCTCATTTACATGTAATGGTATATGGAGAGTTTATTCAGAAGCCACAGGTTGAATTTGCTGAGCTTTTACTTTCGAACTTACCGTCCTCTTTTGATCAAGTATATCTTGTGAATAGCGGCACTGAAGCCAACGAAGGAGCACTCAAATTAGCTAAGAAATATACTGGACGTAAGAAACTAGTGGCATTCAAAAATAGCTATCATGGCGATACTCATGGTTCGTTAAGTGTAACGGGCCGTGATGTTTATAGAGACCCTTATTTACCTTTACTCCCCGATGTGCATTTCGCGGCGTTTAACTCAGATGATGTATTCGACTTATTAGATGATCAAACGGCCGCTTTAATAATGGAGCCAATTCAAGGGGAAGGTGGAATAATTCCTGCTGATAAAGCGTGGTTACAAAAGATTCGTGAAAAGTGTTCGGAAAAAGGAATCCTTCTAATTTTTGATGAAATTCAAAGTGGATTTGGTAGAACGGGTTCCTTATTTGCATTTCAAGAGTATGAAGTAGTGCCTGATATTTTATGCATTGCGAAGGCGATGGGAGGTGGAATGCCTATAGGTGGATTTGTGGCATCCGCCGAAATCTTTCAAACATTCAAATATGATCCACCTTTAAATCATGTAACCACATTTGGTGGGCATCCCGTGAGTTGTGCCGCAGCACATGCAAATTTAAAAGAACTACTGGCTGGTAATTACCTTCAAAGAGCCAAAGAAATTGAATTGAAAATCAAAGATAAGTTGGTAGGCGACGGTATCGTTGAAGTTCGAGGAAAAGGGGCGATGTTAGGACTTGAGCTGGCCTCCAAAGAACTCACGCAGCAAGTAGTAGAAGACTGCTTCGAGCAAGGGATACTATTAGGGTGGACTTTACACTCAAATACCTTAGTTCGATTGGCACCCCCATTAATTATCGAGGATGAGCTTCTTGAGCATACACTGGATATAATTTCTGGAACAATACAGAAGTATGCTGGTGGAATGTGA
- a CDS encoding T9SS type A sorting domain-containing protein: protein MTLKKSGTLASLSLITLLLLMGIDTTQNNTFPITTPQLEKEEEGNLAERVEQKKARDEYFFELMRDPATNRIPEGIRQKEIAHAKNLPLHFKGKRKASQTFNWKALGPNDVGGRTRALAVDMDNNNIILAGGVSGGVWRSTNQGETWTQVTTADQNPSVTSIAQDPRAGHRDTWYYVTGEYSGNSAGARGGGATYYGSGIYKSTDNGLTWTMLASAGDLTRFDSRYDFVSRVAVSPTTGTVFFASNAIGIYRSDDGGATFDLVLGEVNEHSWSDVQINANGVVIATLSETGFLDEGVSHTNSPGIYRSNDDGLTWTDITTNEFPTTFSRTRIAISESDPNSVYVFGYDGSPFLIYTDLSDLTKTENRSANIPDFGGSVGSMNMQGGYNLEIAVDPNNKDFVVIGGTNMFRSFDGFKTKPSEAENDRNLTWVGGYSTANDVSTYEGHHPDNHAIIFDPVLSNKVWSGHDGGVSVTNSIKRSTVQWTHKVNGYNVTQFYTVAIPRIAGDDRYIGGTQDNGSPFFRDNFLTGVSSSNDVSSGDGSYAYLGEDYGYVSSQRGNVSRLLYTPTGDLLSPYNQGGQWSFIEPEGSANQKFIHPFKVDPSDEDIMYYPESNHIWRNDSLSHIPNYQQGGTSVGWAELFNINVGTAGHSISTLEVSTNNPSHRLYLGGSSSTLKPTLYRIDNANTATSGGVDISPPDAAAGAYIHDIAVNATDGDELIAVLSNYAIESLYYSSDGGATWSTIGGNLEGAEGPSVRTAAIIEGSAGTVYLVGTSTGLYSTTTLDGGNTIWEREDPNGIGLNVVEFIDSRPEDNRVAVATHGRGMWAGTPGSAVSTEEEVTESVIPESFALNQNYPNPFNPSTVISYSLPSSSNVNITVYDINGRKVAELLRNEMKSAGSHEFNFDASNLASGVYLYRISAKSISGSQLFTKSRKMTLIK from the coding sequence ATGACGCTAAAAAAATCAGGTACACTAGCGAGCTTAAGTTTAATTACGCTCCTGCTTTTAATGGGCATTGATACCACTCAAAACAATACATTTCCTATAACTACGCCTCAACTTGAGAAGGAAGAAGAAGGCAATTTAGCTGAACGCGTAGAGCAGAAAAAAGCTCGTGATGAGTATTTTTTCGAACTCATGAGAGATCCAGCAACGAACAGAATTCCAGAAGGCATTCGCCAGAAAGAAATTGCTCATGCTAAAAACCTACCTCTTCATTTTAAAGGGAAAAGAAAAGCATCTCAAACCTTTAATTGGAAAGCCTTAGGGCCGAATGATGTGGGTGGTAGAACCCGTGCATTGGCGGTAGACATGGATAATAACAATATCATACTTGCTGGCGGGGTATCTGGTGGTGTTTGGAGATCTACGAATCAAGGTGAAACTTGGACTCAAGTAACTACTGCAGATCAAAACCCAAGTGTAACTAGTATTGCTCAAGACCCTCGTGCTGGCCATAGAGATACATGGTATTACGTTACAGGTGAATATAGTGGGAACTCGGCAGGTGCCCGTGGTGGTGGCGCTACTTATTACGGTTCTGGAATTTATAAATCTACCGACAATGGCTTAACCTGGACCATGTTAGCTTCAGCAGGAGACTTAACACGCTTCGACAGCCGCTATGATTTTGTAAGCCGTGTAGCAGTAAGCCCAACTACGGGAACTGTATTCTTTGCGAGTAATGCTATCGGTATTTATCGTTCTGACGATGGCGGTGCTACCTTTGATTTAGTTCTTGGTGAAGTTAACGAGCATTCTTGGAGTGATGTTCAAATTAATGCAAACGGAGTTGTAATAGCTACCCTATCCGAAACTGGTTTCTTAGATGAAGGTGTGAGCCATACTAATTCTCCAGGCATTTACCGTTCAAATGACGACGGTTTAACTTGGACCGACATCACTACCAATGAATTTCCGACTACATTTAGCCGAACGCGCATTGCTATTTCAGAATCAGATCCTAATTCAGTTTATGTATTTGGATACGATGGAAGCCCATTCCTTATCTATACCGACCTATCAGATTTGACTAAGACTGAAAATCGTTCTGCAAATATTCCTGATTTTGGAGGATCTGTGGGCAGTATGAATATGCAGGGTGGATATAACCTTGAAATAGCTGTAGATCCCAACAACAAAGATTTTGTTGTGATTGGTGGTACGAACATGTTCCGTTCATTCGATGGCTTCAAGACAAAGCCCAGTGAAGCGGAGAATGACCGCAATCTAACATGGGTTGGTGGTTATTCTACAGCTAATGATGTGAGTACCTACGAAGGGCATCATCCAGACAATCATGCCATTATTTTTGATCCTGTACTATCCAATAAAGTATGGAGTGGACATGATGGTGGAGTTTCAGTTACCAATAGTATCAAAAGAAGTACGGTACAATGGACTCACAAAGTGAATGGATACAATGTAACTCAGTTCTACACGGTTGCTATTCCAAGAATTGCAGGTGATGATCGATATATTGGTGGTACCCAAGATAACGGGTCTCCATTTTTTAGAGATAATTTCTTAACAGGTGTTAGTTCTTCAAATGATGTGTCTTCGGGTGACGGCTCATATGCATATTTAGGAGAAGATTATGGGTATGTGTCCTCTCAACGAGGTAACGTTTCAAGATTGCTTTATACACCAACAGGCGACCTACTATCTCCATACAATCAGGGTGGACAATGGTCATTTATTGAACCTGAAGGCTCAGCAAATCAGAAATTTATTCATCCTTTTAAAGTTGACCCAAGTGATGAAGACATTATGTATTACCCTGAATCGAATCATATTTGGAGAAATGATTCACTTTCGCATATACCAAATTACCAACAGGGTGGCACTAGTGTAGGTTGGGCAGAACTATTTAATATTAACGTAGGGACTGCAGGACATTCCATAAGTACCTTAGAAGTGTCTACAAACAACCCTTCTCATCGACTATATTTAGGGGGTAGTTCATCTACATTGAAGCCTACCTTGTACAGAATTGATAATGCAAACACTGCTACCTCAGGTGGAGTTGATATATCCCCTCCTGATGCGGCTGCAGGTGCCTATATTCACGATATTGCTGTTAATGCTACTGATGGCGATGAATTGATTGCAGTACTCTCTAACTATGCCATCGAAAGCCTTTACTATTCTTCAGATGGTGGAGCAACGTGGTCAACTATTGGTGGAAACTTAGAAGGCGCAGAAGGCCCGAGTGTACGTACCGCTGCAATTATCGAAGGCTCGGCTGGCACGGTCTATTTAGTTGGAACGAGTACAGGCTTGTATTCCACAACCACTTTAGATGGCGGCAATACCATATGGGAGCGTGAAGACCCCAATGGTATAGGCCTAAATGTGGTGGAGTTCATTGATAGCCGCCCAGAAGATAATAGAGTGGCCGTTGCTACCCATGGTAGAGGAATGTGGGCAGGCACACCGGGCTCGGCAGTATCTACTGAAGAAGAAGTAACGGAATCGGTAATCCCAGAATCTTTTGCTTTAAATCAGAATTACCCAAATCCATTCAACCCTTCTACGGTTATTTCCTATAGCCTACCCTCGTCTAGTAATGTAAATATTACGGTATATGACATTAATGGTAGAAAGGTAGCCGAATTACTTCGAAATGAAATGAAGTCTGCTGGTTCACATGAGTTCAACTTCGATGCTAGTAATTTAGCCAGTGGAGTATACTTGTATAGAATTAGTGCGAAGAGTATTTCTGGAAGTCAGTTGTTCACCAAATCACGTAAGATGACGTTGATTAAGTAA
- a CDS encoding thioredoxin family protein codes for MSTLQKSLISQNILDEALSYEEYSELTERLYQEGRTTNDDNSESMLHYTMLNMQRTARWNKRGKLNDSLVEVLETLPNKMIWLVITEGWCGDASQVLPFIQKMAESTEQIELKLILRDQYPEVMEHFLTKGTRAIPKLVMLDANSLDVLGVWGPRPAIVHDDHIAKLRDPNFDNKKASEELHIWYARDKGRAVQDELEAMLKSIVV; via the coding sequence ATGAGTACCCTACAAAAGAGTCTTATCTCTCAAAATATTTTAGATGAAGCACTTAGTTATGAAGAATATTCAGAACTAACGGAGAGACTTTATCAAGAAGGTAGAACTACCAACGATGATAACTCAGAAAGCATGTTGCACTACACCATGCTAAATATGCAACGCACAGCCCGTTGGAATAAAAGAGGGAAGCTCAACGATTCATTAGTAGAAGTGCTTGAAACCTTGCCCAATAAAATGATTTGGTTGGTAATTACAGAAGGGTGGTGTGGAGATGCATCACAAGTATTACCATTTATTCAAAAAATGGCAGAATCAACGGAACAAATTGAGCTTAAATTGATTTTAAGAGATCAGTATCCCGAGGTAATGGAACACTTTCTTACCAAAGGAACGCGTGCCATCCCAAAACTTGTGATGCTTGATGCGAACAGCTTGGATGTGTTAGGCGTTTGGGGGCCCAGACCTGCCATAGTGCACGATGACCATATTGCTAAGCTAAGAGACCCAAATTTTGATAATAAAAAAGCTTCAGAAGAACTTCATATCTGGTATGCACGAGATAAAGGAAGAGCAGTGCAAGATGAGCTAGAAGCTATGCTCAAAAGCATTGTTGTTTAG
- a CDS encoding UbiA family prenyltransferase → MKAPLIIQIYRFVLHLRLHYQFLVLSGGYLAATLIVPIETPNLYWLQFINVHVLLFGGATVYNSYWDKDEGPIGGLKHPPKMEQWMLFGAWVFQLIGVIWAFQVNTLFVVIYSCSAMLFWLYSSPKYRWKGHPWLSMIAIGGSTGLASLLLGTLAAGHSISWITGIAALGVACVMLSLYPASQVYQKEEDEKRGDQTFAIIYGLKGIKLNFYFLFPIGLIALAVGMYTRHIWGALIFFAVGNLIYLVLGFWVSRLKGVAYEYVQVMKIKFIASFGFVAFILSWLLLQSINTG, encoded by the coding sequence ATGAAAGCACCACTCATTATTCAGATCTATCGGTTTGTTCTTCATCTAAGATTACATTATCAGTTCTTGGTACTGTCAGGGGGATATTTAGCAGCAACTTTAATCGTCCCGATTGAGACTCCAAATCTATATTGGCTTCAGTTTATCAATGTGCATGTACTCTTATTTGGTGGTGCAACCGTGTACAATTCTTATTGGGACAAAGATGAAGGACCTATTGGTGGGTTGAAGCATCCCCCTAAAATGGAACAGTGGATGCTTTTTGGTGCTTGGGTTTTTCAATTAATAGGAGTGATTTGGGCGTTTCAAGTAAACACATTGTTTGTAGTGATTTACAGTTGTAGCGCTATGCTTTTTTGGTTGTATTCAAGCCCAAAGTATCGGTGGAAAGGCCATCCTTGGTTGAGTATGATTGCCATTGGTGGGAGTACAGGATTGGCTTCGTTATTGTTAGGGACCTTAGCTGCGGGGCATTCGATTTCATGGATTACTGGGATAGCAGCACTGGGGGTTGCTTGTGTAATGCTCAGTCTATATCCAGCATCTCAAGTGTATCAAAAAGAAGAGGACGAGAAGAGGGGGGATCAAACTTTTGCGATCATATATGGACTGAAAGGGATAAAACTGAATTTCTATTTTCTGTTTCCTATAGGACTCATTGCTTTGGCTGTGGGGATGTATACACGCCATATTTGGGGTGCTTTGATATTCTTCGCAGTGGGTAATTTAATATATCTGGTACTTGGATTTTGGGTATCAAGATTAAAAGGTGTGGCTTATGAATATGTACAGGTGATGAAGATTAAGTTCATCGCTTCCTTTGGATTCGTTGCCTTTATTCTATCATGGTTATTGCTACAATCAATCAATACAGGGTGA
- a CDS encoding anhydro-N-acetylmuramic acid kinase, translated as MNKKLLRLYEIAQQPKRTIIGLMSGTSLDGLDIALCSFKWKKPSLKAFKTIPYQEEVRSRIEAIRSKPTVDLQEVCVLNAELARWYASAVLEAIEEWGVTPQEVDLISSHGQTIYHLPSPTINSTLQIVDADHIASLTGITTISDFRQKHIAKGGEGAPLAGIMDEAIFRDVEQNRVLLNLGGIANLTWLPSEKTSSEVLTTDTGPANTLINEAMLKYFNLPFDEEGKVGRQGSVHSELLKYLLLEPYFRKPFPKTTGQEDFNLSLVEQLMESYSIEVEAETLIATLTEFTVQSIHRALDDIVGTQKFELFVSGGGVHNQYMMQRLQDRLEHATIKPFDELGFSADSKEAVLMAYLANELVTGGDWELGKISL; from the coding sequence ATGAACAAGAAACTTCTTAGACTTTATGAGATTGCTCAACAGCCCAAGCGAACTATAATAGGTTTGATGTCGGGCACTTCACTTGATGGGTTAGATATTGCTCTTTGTTCATTTAAATGGAAGAAACCAAGCTTAAAGGCGTTTAAAACCATTCCCTATCAGGAGGAAGTTCGATCTCGAATCGAAGCTATTCGCTCTAAGCCTACCGTAGATTTACAGGAAGTGTGCGTGTTAAATGCAGAGCTTGCTCGATGGTATGCATCTGCTGTGCTTGAAGCCATTGAAGAATGGGGGGTAACTCCTCAGGAGGTAGACTTAATCTCTTCACATGGGCAAACCATTTACCACCTTCCCTCACCGACTATTAATAGTACACTTCAAATTGTGGATGCGGATCATATAGCTTCTTTAACGGGTATAACCACGATCAGTGACTTTAGGCAAAAGCACATCGCAAAAGGAGGAGAAGGGGCGCCATTAGCAGGTATAATGGATGAAGCTATTTTTCGAGATGTGGAACAAAATCGTGTACTTCTGAACTTAGGAGGCATCGCAAATCTCACCTGGTTGCCTTCCGAAAAAACCTCGTCTGAAGTTCTTACAACCGATACTGGCCCAGCCAACACCTTGATAAACGAAGCGATGTTGAAATACTTCAATCTACCATTTGATGAAGAAGGGAAGGTTGGACGGCAAGGATCAGTGCATAGCGAATTGCTGAAGTATCTACTATTGGAGCCCTATTTTAGAAAGCCATTTCCAAAAACCACAGGACAAGAAGATTTCAACTTAAGTCTGGTAGAGCAACTGATGGAGAGTTACAGTATTGAGGTGGAAGCAGAAACACTCATCGCTACTTTAACGGAGTTCACCGTTCAAAGTATACATCGAGCTCTGGATGACATTGTGGGTACGCAGAAGTTTGAGCTATTTGTAAGTGGTGGGGGAGTTCATAACCAATATATGATGCAACGATTGCAAGACCGTTTAGAGCATGCCACTATAAAACCTTTTGATGAATTAGGGTTCTCTGCTGATTCCAAGGAAGCGGTATTGATGGCTTACTTAGCGAATGAACTTGTAACGGGCGGCGATTGGGAACTCGGTAAAATCAGCTTATAA